Genomic segment of Synchiropus splendidus isolate RoL2022-P1 chromosome 4, RoL_Sspl_1.0, whole genome shotgun sequence:
tttgttgcgcataacgccaggggttttgacagcgtcattgtcttgagaggtatgcttgatgaagggttaatacctaagaggataatcatgactggtagtaagatactttgtcttgaggatcctcactacaagctaaaattcatcgactctctctcattcctaaccatgcgactcagctccatgcctaaagctctcggtttcaccgaccaatgcaagggtttttttccacacaagtttagctcaaaagatcatctgcattacatagggacctatcctcctccctcagactacggcgttgagggcatgtcagaccctgaacagagagatttttacagctggtatgaatctgtgtgtaggaattctttcaatttcaggagtgaagctattcactattgcaaaaacgatgttgacattctggccagaggatgcatgatatttagagaggagttttttaaagaaacaggtgttgatgcgctctcatccgtaacaatcgcctctgcgtgtatggctgttttcaggaccaactttttaaaaccagacacattagccataccctgtcccaacaattatgtaacaagcggtaacaagaggttctcagatgcttccatccagtggttttAATggaaatcacacagacagggcattttcatacaacatgccttgaaccatgGGGAGATGGCGTTTGGCCAgtgttttgttgacggttatgctgaagttgacggtgttaagcaggtctgggagttttacggcTGTTTCTTCCACGGCTGTCCTTCATGTGCTGATCCTCAAGccgtctgcccattaagaggtagaccatatggcgaattctactctgctacaatggagagagagcagacgttaaagtctAATCACGaggtgcgtcttattaccatctgggaacacgaatggcgttctcttcaacaatcgtgtgatgatctcagagattttctcttagattttgacacccctgagcctctcaaccctcgtaatgccctctacggaggtagaaccagtgctttaaagttgcgttacacgacaaagcctggtgaaaaagttttttacgccgatgtcacctctctgtatccttacgtcaacagcacgtgttcgtaccccctaggtcacccccgcataatccacaaggactttggcgatcccagacagtactttggtctgatcaaggcggttgtctatcctcctacaggtttatatgtacctgttttaccctatagaggaccagggggtaaattacacttcacgttatgcagtatctgttcaagtcgtaatgctcaagacagtgactgtacgcatagcgATGACGAGCGTGCTTTGATGGGGGTCTGGGtctcggttgagttcaacaaggctctggacaagggatacaaggtggccaagattatcgaagtatggcattttgatagatctagcgattgtattttcgcaggttacatccgtacattcctgaagggcaagcaggaggcttctggttaccctgccgaggccgttgatcaggaaagccgcgacaaatacattcgggattatcaagcccatcaggggattttgctttgtgctgataaggtttgtcacaacccagcaaagagacaggtggctaaggcttgtcttaacagcctgtggggcaagttctgttagagggagaacatgtctcaggtttctgtagtgtcagaccccaacgagtttttcagtttcttgttttcagggaaatacgaggtcagctactttaacgtgttggatgagaaaaaagttgtgatccagtggcgttacaagggtctctaccctcctggtaaaagcagcaatgtttttatcggcgctttcaccactgcttatgctcgtctgaagttgtacagttacatggagaaattgcaggagagtGTTCtccatgttgacacagacagcttgatatatgtggtgaaagacggcgagacacctttaaaattaggtaactatctcggtgatctgactgatgaactcgatggggatagcatcgaggactttgtttcggcgggtcctcagacgtatgcttataagaccaaaagacagaagaaggttgtgatgaaggttaaaggtatcacgcaaacaaaagaatcttgtcagcggataaactttgactccgtcagagatcttgtagagggctatttgcagaattcacctgatggggtgcttgagacccagcaacgcaacattgtcagggataaaaagaacatcactttaaaaaacagatcagttacgaaaaaactccgggtcgtgtacgataagaggcgcttgttttcggacggcacaaccaaacctttcgggttctgagttttgagtggatgaggggtcactatggaaggaattaatttcgatccgcgtttgaaaacaccattttcatgtctagtggtgggaccgtcggggtcgggaaagacccattttgtaaaatgtatacttgaaaattgtgaacatgttatggatgatgtcaatgtaaatattgtatggatttatacttcttttcaacctatgtacagtgaattgcaaaagatgaataaaaatatcaaattcattgaaggtttacctgaatcttttgaaaatgaagatgtatatccttctgatagaaaacatttgattattcttgacgacgttatttttgaagcttctgaaaacccagaggttgttcgcatttttacgcagtacaggcatcataaaaatatgagtgttataatgctgacgcaaaacttatttcatcgcggtaaatatagtcgtactattagtctgaacatctcctgggtacatattcttgagttttctggaatggagtatgtttttacattgactcgtgagagtgggtagagagcatttccttttaacaaacccgctgcataacctattctcacagctggcgaaacagtgactttcttcacaaacagagagacgccgaggattttcagacgaaaggtggagtcgcggggtccagTCAGACAGAAGgcgtcattcgccctggtgagtttaattcttaaatcgaccgagtttaataacagtctctcgcagaaaaatatgtcgctgtggagaggaccgagaagatgtaattctctggatctgctcgtgaactcggcccttttgttaaggcctgcgttaggaccgtttacagtgacgatcgagtcaactgacccaggtgtgtctcggtaaaaaagaccggcgctaaactgtgttttaagagtgtcgcctgaaaagttgagaagtgtttcaatcatagctctgtacgggtgagtggaactggactgcgaaatcatccgatcccccagaaccacatcgcactgatcaaagattgtgtttagaggataattgatgagaccgacagcggcgtcgttagccagcggggtgccatcggcgttagtaattcttgcacgcacgtgtagaagggtgtcgtttaggtctagatacttttcgccatctcccggtataaaaaactcaatcgggtCTCCTTccctgatagcggctactggagcaatttcagtgtaaattttgtcctcgatggaaagctgcgtcatcggcggcgtgaataaatccagttctgccaatgtgcattctgcagatttctgatgtaggagcgccatgttactgtatataaggttttttaaaatatatcagagctccctctggacttcctcttggcccgtttgcttctgtcaactgacttctttctttttttgtttgcgcgtttattagagctctgtgttacacggcgacctggagggcgtctctttgtccttcgtgataagacggctgtacctcctgacccttcctgtctctgttgatcgctcattcctctcacggtacgggtgaacatatccgtggctatgttacccaccgctgatttgagatggggtttcgctatggcaatacctcttttcaacagaggtgatacaaaccgaaacatttttgagaagagggaaccgatgcctcgtccgtacataaccggggcaccgtagaaaccaggtagatctccacccacctgtttttcataatattgtacaaatctgtgcgggtcgtctcttaagcccgCGTGAACCATTGTGCTTGTTTATGCctcggtctgcaaaggctggttatctctctggtgttgtggtgatgaatgaatttccagacgatgatgcaagggctatataatatcctctcaagtaacaggtctaaagtgtagagtcaccaccacctttccaaaggtaaaattgactggtttgttaaga
This window contains:
- the LOC128757511 gene encoding uncharacterized protein LOC128757511 isoform X1, giving the protein MAFGQCFVDGYAEVDGVKQVWEFYGCFFHGCPSCADPQAVCPLRGRPYGEFYSATMEREQTLKSNHEVRLITIWEHEWRSLQQSCDDLRDFLLDFDTPEPLNPRNALYGGRTSALKLRYTTKPGEKVFYADVTSLYPYVNSTCSYPLGHPRIIHKDFGDPRQYFGLIKAVVYPPTGLYVPVLPYRGPGGKLHFTLCSICSSRNAQDSDCTHSDDERALMGVWVSVEFNKALDKGYKVAKIIEVWHFDRSSDCIFAGYIRTFLKGKQEASGYPAEAVDQESRDKYIRDYQAHQGILLCADKVCHNPAKRQVAKACLNSLWGKFC